A genome region from Planctomycetia bacterium includes the following:
- a CDS encoding carbon storage regulator: protein MLVLSRKENERIRLGDSIIVTIVRVSGDKVRLGIQAPPDVLVLRDELETFSKQDAPQLVTPLVTVVDLPIVPQALAG, encoded by the coding sequence ATGCTAGTGCTATCTAGAAAAGAAAACGAACGGATTCGTTTGGGCGATTCCATCATCGTGACCATTGTGCGGGTCTCGGGAGATAAGGTGCGGCTCGGCATTCAAGCGCCGCCCGATGTGCTCGTGTTGCGAGACGAACTGGAGACCTTTAGCAAGCAAGACGCTCCGCAGTTAGTCACTCCTCTGGTGACAGTCGTTGATCTGCCGATCGTTCCCCAGGCTTTGGCCGGCTAG